A stretch of the Thermus thermophilus genome encodes the following:
- a CDS encoding TRAP transporter large permease, whose protein sequence is MPVVFAIGIGGLVFFLTQPGLQLTMPVQLALAETQNFSLLAIPTFILASNLMNELGVTRRLLRFAHVVTGFVRGGLAQASVLLGFLMGGVSGSAIADATMQARLLGPEMVRRGYSPGFIAALQGFSGLLAVAIPPSIGLILYGSIGQVSIGQLFAGGIGVGVLLAAAYMLTVALLARNRGYLPEAAPPTAKEVWDAFREGLFALLFPFLLLITLRFGIFVPSEVGAGAVVYALLVGLIYRELTLERVNRALAHSVRDVGMVALLIAMAAVLGYGMKWEMFPQRVSAFLLEAVQNPQVALLLILLALLVLGTVLDSTVMIILLTPILVPAAKALGIDLVYFGVLMVLTCAVGLLTPPVGLSMYSVCSVMGCGIGEYMREGWPFLLATLFVLLLAYLFPGVVLFLPRLLF, encoded by the coding sequence ATGCCCGTGGTCTTCGCCATCGGGATCGGGGGGCTCGTCTTCTTCCTCACCCAGCCCGGCCTCCAGCTCACCATGCCGGTGCAACTGGCCTTGGCGGAGACCCAGAACTTCTCCCTCTTGGCCATCCCCACCTTCATCCTGGCCAGCAACCTGATGAACGAGCTAGGCGTGACCCGGAGGCTCCTCCGCTTCGCCCACGTGGTGACGGGGTTCGTACGAGGGGGGCTGGCCCAGGCGAGCGTCCTCCTGGGCTTCCTCATGGGAGGAGTTTCGGGCTCAGCCATCGCCGACGCCACCATGCAGGCCAGGCTTCTGGGCCCCGAGATGGTGCGCCGGGGGTACTCCCCGGGGTTCATCGCCGCCCTCCAGGGGTTCTCCGGCCTCCTCGCCGTGGCCATCCCCCCGAGCATCGGCCTCATCCTCTACGGGAGCATTGGCCAGGTGTCCATCGGCCAGCTCTTCGCGGGGGGAATCGGGGTGGGGGTGCTCCTGGCGGCGGCCTACATGCTCACCGTGGCCCTTTTAGCCCGAAACCGGGGGTACCTTCCCGAGGCCGCCCCACCCACGGCCAAGGAAGTCTGGGATGCGTTCCGAGAAGGGCTGTTCGCGCTCCTCTTCCCCTTCCTGCTCCTGATCACCTTACGCTTTGGGATCTTCGTGCCCTCGGAAGTGGGAGCGGGGGCAGTGGTGTACGCCCTGTTGGTGGGGCTCATCTACCGGGAGCTCACCCTTGAGCGGGTGAACCGGGCCTTGGCCCACTCCGTTCGGGACGTGGGCATGGTGGCCCTCCTCATCGCCATGGCTGCGGTTTTGGGCTACGGGATGAAGTGGGAGATGTTCCCCCAACGCGTCTCGGCCTTTCTCCTGGAGGCGGTGCAGAACCCCCAGGTGGCCCTCCTCCTCATCCTCTTGGCCCTCCTCGTTTTGGGCACCGTGCTGGACTCCACGGTGATGATCATCCTCCTCACCCCCATCCTGGTGCCCGCGGCCAAAGCGCTGGGCATTGACCTGGTCTACTTCGGCGTCCTCATGGTGCTCACCTGCGCCGTGGGGCTCCTTACACCCCCCGTGGGGCTTTCCATGTACTCGGTGTGTTCGGTGATGGGGTGCGGCATCGGGGAGTACATGCGGGAAGGATGGCCTTTCCTCTTGGCGACCCTTTTTGTGCTGCTTCTGGCCTACCTTTTCCCCGGGGTGGTGCTCTTCCTGCCCCGGCTCCTCTTCTAA
- a CDS encoding TRAP transporter small permease, whose product MSRPANVLQRVEEFLAKAFLLASTLIVFAGGVGRFLGHPLDWSIDLATFTFAWAVFLGGDLALRENRHVAVENLLRLLPPGARRWARVGVWLLVALFLALLFVYSLQAAYQTRFRSFQGIPGFSYTWVTLSVSAGSLLMFFTALGRLRQTFRE is encoded by the coding sequence ATGAGTAGACCAGCGAACGTTCTCCAACGCGTGGAAGAGTTCTTGGCCAAGGCCTTTCTCCTTGCCTCCACCCTCATCGTCTTCGCCGGAGGGGTGGGGCGCTTTCTTGGGCATCCCCTGGACTGGTCCATAGACCTGGCCACCTTCACCTTCGCCTGGGCGGTGTTCCTGGGCGGGGACCTTGCCCTTCGGGAGAACCGGCACGTGGCCGTAGAGAACCTCCTCCGCCTCCTGCCCCCGGGGGCGAGGCGGTGGGCCAGGGTGGGGGTCTGGCTTCTCGTCGCCCTCTTCCTGGCCCTCCTCTTCGTCTATAGCCTTCAGGCGGCCTACCAGACCCGCTTCCGAAGCTTCCAGGGAATTCCCGGCTTCAGCTACACCTGGGTCACCTTGAGCGTGAGCGCGGGAAGCCTTCTCATGTTCTTCACCGCCTTAGGAAGGCTCCGCCAAACCTTTAGGGAGTAG
- a CDS encoding C4-dicarboxylate TRAP transporter substrate-binding protein: MAQTYTLRFNHVLGPNHPYHAGFQTWAERVAQRTGGDLRILVFHSSQLGIEEDIIEQLRQGIPLGQNTDGARLGNYVKELGVFNGPYFVASYEEVEKLASLPVVQGWVERLAQQYGIRVVCLNWVQGYRHFMTNKPVRRPEDLRGLRIRTPPAPVWQESVRALGATPVALPFGEIYSALQQRAIDGAELVYANIPDMSLWEVLRYVNETKHFLLINFQVVGEAWYQRLPANYRQILREECVRAGRETSMRIQQEEARIKQLVQQRGMTIVSDVDLAAFRKAAETAYERLGLKAVRDALYQALRK, from the coding sequence TTGGCCCAGACCTACACCCTGCGCTTCAACCACGTCCTGGGCCCCAACCACCCCTACCACGCAGGCTTCCAGACCTGGGCCGAACGGGTGGCCCAAAGGACGGGCGGGGATCTTCGGATCCTGGTCTTCCACAGCTCCCAGCTGGGGATTGAGGAGGACATCATTGAGCAGCTCCGCCAGGGCATCCCCCTGGGGCAGAACACCGACGGGGCCCGTCTCGGCAACTACGTGAAGGAACTCGGCGTTTTCAACGGCCCCTATTTTGTGGCGAGCTACGAGGAGGTGGAAAAACTCGCCAGCCTGCCCGTGGTCCAGGGCTGGGTTGAGCGCCTGGCCCAGCAGTACGGAATCCGGGTGGTCTGCCTCAACTGGGTCCAAGGCTACCGCCACTTCATGACCAACAAGCCCGTGCGTCGGCCCGAGGACCTCAGGGGCCTCAGGATCCGTACCCCGCCCGCTCCCGTCTGGCAGGAGTCCGTGCGGGCCCTGGGCGCGACCCCGGTGGCCCTCCCCTTCGGCGAGATCTACTCTGCCCTCCAGCAGCGGGCCATTGACGGGGCCGAGCTGGTTTACGCCAACATCCCCGACATGAGCCTGTGGGAAGTGCTGAGGTACGTCAACGAGACCAAGCACTTCCTCCTCATCAACTTCCAGGTGGTGGGGGAGGCCTGGTACCAGCGCCTGCCCGCCAACTACCGGCAGATCCTGCGGGAGGAGTGCGTGCGCGCCGGGCGGGAGACCTCCATGCGGATCCAGCAGGAGGAGGCCCGCATCAAGCAGCTCGTCCAGCAGCGGGGCATGACCATCGTGAGCGATGTGGACCTCGCCGCCTTCCGCAAGGCGGCCGAGACCGCCTATGAGCGGCTTGGCCTCAAAGCGGTGCGGGATGCCCTCTACCAGGCCTTGAGGAAGTAG
- a CDS encoding IclR family transcriptional regulator encodes MVEAQGVGLGQGQPQNRCQCRRYPLHLHQGYLRREPRKGYFLGPKLIRLGFKAYEELSLPALARPHLEALRDATKETVHLAVLDGKEVVYIDKVPGKRELLLASQIGSRFPAQSTALGKALLAFLPEERWPMAFTPGLKRTPNTLSDFARFREELLATRARGYALDLEENEPGVRCVAAPILNGRGEPVAAVSVSTAAVYLDEERLPEVAAEVVKTAQRISRELGG; translated from the coding sequence GTGGTTGAAGCGCAGGGTGTAGGTCTGGGCCAAGGCCAGCCCCAAAACCGCTGCCAATGCCGCCGCTATCCGCTTCATCTCCACCAGGGTTATCTGCGGCGGGAGCCCAGGAAGGGGTACTTCCTGGGTCCCAAGCTCATCCGTCTAGGATTTAAGGCCTACGAGGAGCTCTCCCTGCCCGCCCTGGCCCGGCCCCACCTCGAGGCTCTTCGGGACGCCACCAAGGAAACCGTCCACCTGGCGGTCCTGGATGGAAAGGAAGTGGTCTACATTGACAAGGTGCCGGGCAAAAGGGAGCTTCTTCTCGCCAGCCAGATCGGAAGCCGCTTTCCCGCCCAGTCCACCGCCTTGGGTAAGGCCCTTCTCGCTTTCTTGCCGGAGGAGAGGTGGCCCATGGCCTTTACCCCGGGGCTTAAACGCACCCCCAACACCCTGAGCGACTTTGCCCGCTTTCGGGAGGAGCTCCTCGCCACGCGGGCGCGGGGCTACGCCCTGGACCTCGAGGAGAACGAGCCCGGCGTACGGTGCGTGGCCGCGCCCATCCTCAACGGTCGGGGTGAACCTGTGGCAGCGGTGAGCGTCTCCACCGCCGCCGTATACCTGGACGAGGAAAGGCTTCCCGAGGTGGCGGCCGAGGTGGTCAAGACTGCCCAGCGGATCAGCCGGGAGCTTGGGGGCTAA
- a CDS encoding bifunctional 4-hydroxy-2-oxoglutarate aldolase/2-dehydro-3-deoxy-phosphogluconate aldolase, translating to MDPLAVLAENRLLPLLTVRGGEDLLGLARVLKEEGVGVLEITLRTEKGLEALKALRKSGLLLGAGTVRSPKEAEAALKAGAAFLVSPGLLEEVAALAQARGVPYLPGVLTPTEVERALALGLSALKFFPAEPFHGTRVLKAYAEVFPEARFLPTGGIKEEHLPHYAALPNLLAVGGSWLLEGDLEAVRAKVRAAKALLSPQAPG from the coding sequence ATGGATCCCTTAGCGGTCCTTGCGGAAAACCGCCTCCTCCCCCTCCTCACGGTGCGGGGAGGGGAGGACCTTTTGGGGCTTGCCCGGGTCCTAAAGGAGGAGGGGGTTGGGGTTTTGGAGATCACCTTGCGGACGGAGAAGGGCCTCGAGGCCTTGAAGGCGCTCCGGAAAAGCGGCCTTCTTCTGGGAGCGGGCACGGTGCGGAGCCCCAAGGAAGCGGAGGCGGCCCTCAAGGCCGGGGCTGCCTTTCTCGTCTCCCCAGGGCTTTTGGAGGAGGTGGCCGCCCTGGCCCAGGCCCGGGGGGTGCCCTACCTCCCCGGGGTCCTCACCCCCACCGAGGTGGAGAGGGCCTTGGCCCTAGGGCTTTCCGCCCTAAAGTTCTTCCCCGCCGAACCCTTCCATGGGACCCGGGTCCTAAAGGCCTACGCCGAGGTCTTTCCCGAGGCGCGCTTCCTCCCCACGGGAGGCATCAAGGAAGAGCACCTCCCCCACTACGCCGCCTTGCCCAACCTTTTGGCCGTGGGGGGAAGCTGGCTCTTGGAGGGGGACCTGGAGGCGGTCCGGGCCAAGGTACGGGCCGCCAAGGCCCTCCTTAGCCCCCAAGCTCCCGGCTGA
- a CDS encoding sugar phosphate isomerase/epimerase family protein, with translation MDVRLAFPLSRAEEALPRLQALGLGAEVYLDPALLEDEALFQSLRRRLPGKLSVHLPFWNLDLLSPDPEVRGLTLRRLLFGLDRAAELGADRAVFHSGIPHGHTPEEALERALPLAEALGLVVRRARTLGVRLLLENSHEPCPEVLRPVLEAHAGELGFCFDAAHARVFSRTPDPGPWLALGPEHLHLNDTDGVYDRHWNLGRGVLNHGEWLRPFLGNPLVLEVREDPEASLAFLQALAGEGKTALDRLLMEGR, from the coding sequence ATGGATGTCAGGCTGGCCTTCCCCCTTTCCCGGGCGGAGGAGGCCCTTCCCCGCCTGCAGGCCCTGGGCCTTGGGGCGGAGGTCTACCTGGACCCCGCCCTCTTGGAGGACGAGGCCCTCTTCCAAAGCCTACGGAGGCGGCTTCCCGGGAAGCTTTCCGTGCACCTTCCCTTCTGGAACCTAGACCTTCTCTCGCCGGACCCCGAGGTGAGGGGCCTCACGTTGCGCAGGCTCCTCTTCGGGCTGGACCGTGCGGCGGAGCTTGGGGCAGACCGGGCCGTCTTCCACTCGGGGATCCCCCACGGCCACACCCCGGAGGAAGCCTTGGAGCGGGCCCTACCCCTGGCGGAGGCCCTGGGGCTGGTGGTGCGGCGGGCCCGCACCCTGGGGGTGCGCCTCCTCCTGGAGAACAGCCACGAGCCCTGCCCGGAGGTCCTGAGGCCGGTTTTGGAGGCCCATGCCGGGGAGCTTGGCTTCTGCTTTGACGCCGCCCACGCCCGGGTCTTCAGCCGGACCCCCGACCCCGGGCCCTGGCTTGCCCTGGGCCCCGAGCACCTGCACCTGAACGACACGGACGGGGTCTACGACCGCCACTGGAACCTGGGCCGGGGGGTCCTGAACCACGGGGAGTGGCTTCGTCCCTTCCTTGGGAACCCCCTAGTGCTGGAGGTGAGGGAGGACCCGGAGGCCTCCCTGGCTTTCCTTCAAGCGCTCGCCGGGGAAGGGAAGACGGCCCTTGACCGCCTCCTGATGGAAGGCCGCTAG
- the surE gene encoding 5'/3'-nucleotidase SurE, giving the protein MRILVTNDDGIFSPGLWALAEAAAQFGEVFVAAPDTEQSATGHAITIAHPVRAYPHPAPLHGPHFPAYRVRGTPADCVALGLYLFGPLDLVLSGVNLGSNLGHEIWHSGTVAAAKQGYLFGLSAAAFSVPLNGEVPDFSGLRPWLLRTLETLLLLERPFLVNVNLPLRPKGFLWTRQSVRAYEGVVIPGEDPMGRPFYWFASRPLKEAEEGTDRWAVAQGFVSATPLRLDLTDEARLQPALAHD; this is encoded by the coding sequence ATGCGGATCCTGGTGACCAACGACGACGGCATCTTCAGTCCTGGTCTTTGGGCCCTGGCGGAGGCGGCGGCCCAGTTCGGGGAGGTCTTCGTGGCCGCCCCCGACACGGAGCAGAGCGCCACGGGCCACGCCATCACCATCGCCCACCCCGTGCGGGCCTACCCCCACCCCGCTCCCCTCCACGGCCCCCACTTCCCCGCCTACCGGGTGCGGGGGACCCCGGCGGACTGCGTGGCCCTGGGCCTCTACCTCTTCGGCCCCTTGGACCTGGTCCTCTCCGGGGTGAACCTGGGGAGCAACCTGGGGCACGAGATCTGGCACTCGGGCACCGTGGCCGCGGCCAAACAGGGCTACCTCTTCGGCCTCTCCGCCGCGGCCTTCAGCGTGCCCCTCAACGGGGAGGTCCCGGACTTCTCCGGGCTTCGCCCCTGGCTCCTCCGGACCCTGGAGACCCTCCTCCTTTTGGAGCGGCCCTTCCTGGTGAACGTGAACCTGCCCCTAAGGCCCAAGGGGTTCCTTTGGACCCGGCAGTCGGTGCGGGCCTACGAGGGGGTGGTGATCCCGGGGGAGGACCCCATGGGCCGGCCCTTCTACTGGTTCGCCTCGAGGCCCCTCAAGGAGGCGGAGGAGGGGACGGACCGCTGGGCGGTGGCCCAGGGCTTCGTTTCCGCCACGCCCCTCCGCCTGGACCTCACGGACGAGGCCAGGCTCCAGCCCGCCCTGGCCCATGATTAG
- a CDS encoding SaoD/DsrE family protein, with product MRVAYVLSSPRAASHKLGQMILPQLEAGTHGVEVVGIFFFDDNTLILQKGNPIGERLAKVAKEKGILLMMCDLCALERGLATGEPRWCTPEGEGRTTPGECRVAPHVVEGVEVGCFPDLYRALAGRVDQVITL from the coding sequence GTGCGCGTAGCCTACGTGCTCTCAAGCCCTAGAGCGGCAAGCCACAAGCTCGGCCAGATGATCCTTCCCCAGCTGGAAGCGGGGACCCACGGGGTGGAGGTGGTGGGGATCTTCTTCTTTGACGACAACACCCTGATCCTGCAGAAGGGCAACCCCATCGGGGAGCGGCTCGCCAAGGTGGCCAAGGAGAAGGGCATCCTCCTCATGATGTGCGACCTCTGCGCCCTGGAGCGTGGGCTGGCCACGGGGGAGCCCCGCTGGTGCACTCCGGAAGGGGAGGGACGCACCACCCCCGGGGAGTGCCGGGTGGCCCCCCACGTGGTGGAGGGGGTGGAGGTGGGGTGCTTCCCCGACCTCTACCGGGCCCTGGCGGGCCGGGTGGACCAGGTGATCACCCTGTAG
- a CDS encoding metal ABC transporter substrate-binding protein, with protein MTRTWRVLGPWLLALWASLALAQGVVATTPVLASLAQAVAGERFRVESIVPPGADPHAFDLRPSAVQQLAGARLLIANGLGLEPYLPRLKALLPPGAEVLELAPRMPDPICGLRGLQERGVHLHGDCDPHMWLDPTYGVRYAEVILEELLHLDPRGEAAFRRNLESLRRKALEEDAALRACLGGRRLRLVVAHLSLSYLARRYGLEVVGALRSAHGAEEGVKGRIALLREAELRGVDLVAAEPQYDPAPLRRLAEELGARLVVLYTDVLDRRVPGYLELLRWNRERLCEAVRERR; from the coding sequence GTGACGAGGACGTGGCGCGTCCTTGGCCCGTGGCTTCTTGCCCTTTGGGCCTCCCTGGCCCTGGCCCAGGGGGTGGTGGCCACCACCCCCGTCCTGGCCAGCCTCGCCCAGGCGGTGGCCGGGGAGCGGTTCCGGGTGGAAAGCATAGTCCCCCCGGGGGCGGACCCCCACGCCTTTGACCTGCGCCCCTCCGCGGTGCAACAGCTCGCGGGGGCCCGGCTCCTCATCGCCAACGGGCTTGGCCTCGAGCCCTACCTGCCCAGGCTCAAGGCCCTCCTCCCCCCGGGGGCGGAGGTGCTGGAACTCGCCCCCAGGATGCCCGACCCCATCTGCGGCCTCCGGGGCCTCCAGGAAAGGGGGGTCCACCTCCACGGGGACTGCGACCCCCACATGTGGCTGGACCCCACCTACGGGGTGCGGTACGCCGAGGTCATCCTGGAGGAACTCCTGCACCTGGACCCCAGGGGGGAGGCGGCCTTCCGGAGGAACCTGGAAAGCCTTCGCCGTAAGGCCCTGGAGGAGGACGCCGCCCTCCGGGCCTGCCTGGGCGGGCGGAGGCTCCGCCTGGTGGTGGCCCACCTCTCCCTCTCCTACCTGGCCCGCCGCTACGGCCTGGAGGTGGTTGGGGCCCTGCGGAGCGCCCACGGGGCGGAGGAGGGGGTGAAGGGGCGGATCGCCCTCCTCCGGGAGGCGGAGCTTAGGGGGGTGGACCTGGTGGCGGCCGAGCCCCAGTACGACCCGGCCCCCCTGCGCCGCCTGGCGGAGGAACTGGGGGCCAGGCTTGTGGTCCTCTACACGGATGTCCTGGACCGGAGGGTTCCGGGCTACCTGGAACTCCTCCGTTGGAACCGGGAAAGGCTTTGCGAAGCGGTGAGGGAACGGAGGTAG
- a CDS encoding argonaute PAZ domain-containing protein → MNHLRKTEVFLNRFALRLLNPEELRPWHLQVVLDPPPGREEVYPLLAQLARRAGGVTVRMGDGLASWSPPEVLALEGTLARMGQTYAYRLYPKGRKPLDPKDPGERSVLSALARRFLQEHLRRLNGVWVEGFAVYRKEHARGPGWRVLGGAVLDLWVSDSGAFLLEVDPAYRILCEMSLESWLAQGHPLPKRVRNAYDRRTWELLRVGEEDPKALPLPGGLSLLEYHTSKGHLQGREEGRVAWVADPKDPRKPIPHLTGLLIPVLTLEDLHEEEGSLALSLPWEERRRRTQEIAGWIGRRLGLGTPEAVRTPAYRLEAPRLVGRKAVGKPADALRVGLYRAQETALALLRLDGAQGWPEFLRRALLQAFEASGAPLRLHTLRADPAQGLAFREALREAKEKGVQAVLVLTPPMTWEGRNRLKALFLREGLPSQILNVPLREGERHRWENALLGLLAKAGLQVVALRGPYPAELAVGFDAGGRESFRFGGAACAVGEDGGYLLWTLPEAQAGERIPQEVVWDLLEETLWAFKRKAGRLPSRVLLLRDGRVPQDEFALALEVLAREGIAYDLVSVRKSGGGRVYPVQGRLADGLFVPLEDKTFLLLTVHRDFRGTPRPLKLVHEAGDTPLEALARQIFHLTRLYPASGFAFPRLPAPLHLADRLVKEVGRLGIRHLKEVDRDKLFFV, encoded by the coding sequence ATGAACCACCTTAGAAAAACGGAAGTGTTCCTCAACCGCTTCGCCCTGCGGCTTCTGAACCCTGAGGAGCTTAGGCCTTGGCACCTACAGGTGGTTTTGGACCCTCCGCCGGGGCGGGAGGAGGTGTACCCCCTTCTCGCCCAGCTGGCCCGTCGGGCGGGGGGCGTTACGGTGCGCATGGGAGACGGCCTCGCCTCCTGGTCGCCCCCTGAGGTCCTGGCCCTGGAGGGCACCTTGGCGCGAATGGGGCAGACCTACGCCTACCGCCTCTACCCCAAGGGGAGGAAGCCTCTGGACCCCAAGGACCCCGGGGAGCGGAGCGTGCTTTCGGCCCTGGCCCGAAGGTTCCTTCAGGAGCACCTCCGGCGCCTCAATGGGGTCTGGGTGGAGGGGTTTGCGGTGTACCGGAAGGAGCACGCCCGGGGGCCCGGGTGGCGGGTGCTTGGGGGGGCCGTCCTGGACCTTTGGGTTTCCGACTCGGGGGCGTTTCTCCTAGAGGTGGACCCCGCTTACCGGATCCTCTGCGAGATGTCCCTCGAGTCCTGGCTCGCCCAAGGCCACCCCCTGCCCAAACGGGTCCGGAACGCCTACGACCGGCGCACCTGGGAGCTCCTCCGGGTAGGAGAGGAAGACCCCAAGGCGCTCCCTCTCCCGGGCGGCTTAAGCCTCCTGGAGTACCACACTTCCAAGGGCCACCTCCAGGGCCGGGAAGAGGGGCGGGTGGCCTGGGTGGCGGACCCCAAGGATCCGCGAAAGCCCATCCCCCATCTGACGGGCCTTTTGATCCCCGTCCTTACCCTGGAAGACCTTCATGAAGAAGAGGGGAGCCTGGCCCTCTCCTTGCCCTGGGAAGAGCGGCGCCGAAGGACCCAGGAGATCGCTGGCTGGATTGGCCGGCGCCTGGGCCTGGGCACTCCCGAGGCGGTGCGCACCCCGGCCTACCGCCTGGAAGCCCCTAGGCTCGTGGGCCGCAAGGCCGTAGGCAAGCCTGCGGACGCCCTTCGCGTGGGCCTTTACCGGGCCCAGGAGACCGCCCTGGCCCTCCTGCGCCTAGACGGGGCCCAAGGGTGGCCGGAGTTTCTTCGGCGGGCCTTGCTCCAGGCCTTTGAGGCGAGCGGGGCCCCCCTCCGTTTGCACACCCTCCGTGCCGATCCCGCTCAAGGCCTTGCCTTCCGCGAGGCCCTGCGGGAAGCCAAGGAGAAGGGGGTCCAGGCCGTGCTGGTGCTCACCCCGCCCATGACCTGGGAGGGCCGCAACCGCCTGAAGGCCCTTTTCCTTAGGGAAGGCCTTCCCAGCCAAATCCTCAACGTCCCCTTGCGGGAGGGGGAACGCCACCGCTGGGAGAACGCCCTCCTAGGCCTCCTGGCCAAGGCCGGGCTTCAGGTGGTGGCCCTAAGGGGCCCCTACCCCGCCGAGCTCGCCGTGGGCTTTGACGCTGGCGGAAGGGAGTCTTTTCGCTTCGGGGGCGCGGCCTGCGCCGTGGGTGAAGACGGCGGCTACCTCCTCTGGACCCTCCCCGAGGCCCAGGCCGGGGAGCGGATCCCCCAGGAGGTGGTTTGGGACCTCTTGGAGGAGACCCTCTGGGCCTTCAAACGCAAGGCGGGGAGGCTTCCTTCCCGGGTCCTCCTCCTTCGGGACGGCCGCGTGCCCCAGGACGAGTTCGCCCTGGCCTTGGAGGTCCTTGCCCGGGAAGGCATAGCCTACGATTTGGTTTCGGTGCGCAAGTCGGGTGGGGGGCGGGTCTATCCTGTGCAGGGGCGCCTGGCGGACGGGCTTTTCGTTCCCTTGGAGGACAAGACTTTTCTCCTCCTCACCGTCCACAGGGACTTCCGGGGCACGCCCCGGCCCCTGAAGCTGGTGCACGAGGCGGGGGACACGCCCCTCGAGGCCCTGGCCCGCCAGATTTTCCATCTGACCCGCCTCTACCCGGCGAGTGGGTTCGCCTTTCCCCGGCTTCCCGCTCCCCTTCACCTGGCGGACCGTCTGGTGAAGGAGGTGGGCCGGTTGGGGATCCGTCACCTCAAGGAGGTGGACCGGGACAAGCTCTTCTTCGTCTAA
- a CDS encoding alkaline phosphatase: MRRRDLLKGGLAAGALALLPRSQAQGAPSQDGPSLGRRYRNLIVFVYDGFSWEDYAIAQAYARRRQGRVLALERLLARYPNGLINTYSLTSYVTESSAAGNAFSCGVKTVNGGLAIHADGTPLKPFFAAAKEAGKAVGLVTTTTVTHATPGSFVVSNPDRNAEERIAEQYLEFGAEVYLGGGDRFFNPAKRKDGKDLYAAFAAKGYGVVRTPEELARSNATRLLGIFSDSHVPYEIDRRFQGLGVPSLKEMVQAALPRLAAHRGGFVLQVEAGRIDHANHLNDAGATLWDVLAADEALELLTAFVDRNPDTLLIVVSDHATGVGGLYGAGRSYLESSHGLDLLEPQRASFEHMLRVLGQAPEASQVKEAFRAMKGVALEDPEAERVVRAIRERAYWPEGVRHGVQPANTLAWAMVQRNAQRPDRPNIGYGSGQHTASPVMLLLYGQGLRFLQLGLLDNTHVFRLMGEALGLRYQNPAMSEEEALEILKARPQGTRHPEDVLA; this comes from the coding sequence GTGAGGCGAAGGGACCTTCTGAAAGGCGGCTTGGCCGCGGGGGCCTTGGCCCTCCTGCCCCGGAGCCAGGCCCAGGGGGCGCCTTCCCAAGACGGCCCCTCTTTGGGCAGGCGGTACCGCAACCTCATCGTCTTCGTCTACGACGGGTTTTCCTGGGAGGACTACGCCATCGCCCAGGCCTACGCCCGGAGGCGGCAGGGGCGGGTCCTGGCTCTGGAGCGCCTCCTCGCCCGCTACCCCAACGGGCTCATCAACACCTACAGCCTCACCAGCTACGTCACCGAGTCCAGCGCCGCGGGGAACGCCTTTTCCTGCGGGGTGAAGACGGTGAACGGGGGGCTCGCCATCCACGCCGACGGCACCCCCCTCAAGCCCTTCTTCGCCGCGGCCAAGGAGGCGGGGAAGGCCGTGGGGCTCGTGACCACCACCACCGTCACCCACGCCACCCCGGGGAGCTTCGTGGTCTCCAACCCCGACCGGAACGCTGAGGAGCGCATTGCCGAGCAGTACTTGGAGTTCGGGGCCGAGGTCTACCTGGGGGGCGGGGACCGCTTCTTCAACCCCGCCAAGCGCAAGGACGGGAAGGACCTCTACGCCGCCTTCGCCGCCAAGGGGTACGGGGTGGTGCGCACCCCCGAGGAGCTCGCCCGTTCCAACGCCACCCGGCTCCTGGGCATCTTCTCCGACAGCCACGTGCCCTACGAGATTGACCGCCGCTTCCAGGGCCTTGGGGTGCCGAGCCTCAAGGAGATGGTCCAGGCCGCCCTACCCCGGCTCGCCGCCCACCGCGGGGGCTTCGTCCTCCAGGTGGAGGCGGGGCGGATTGACCACGCCAACCACCTGAACGACGCCGGGGCCACCCTTTGGGACGTCCTGGCGGCGGACGAGGCCCTGGAGCTCCTCACCGCCTTCGTGGACCGGAACCCGGACACCCTCCTCATCGTGGTCTCGGACCACGCCACCGGGGTGGGGGGGCTTTACGGGGCCGGGCGGAGCTACCTGGAGAGCTCCCACGGGCTGGACCTCCTGGAACCGCAACGCGCGAGCTTTGAGCACATGCTCCGGGTCCTCGGCCAGGCCCCGGAGGCTTCCCAGGTCAAGGAGGCCTTCCGGGCCATGAAGGGGGTGGCCCTCGAGGACCCCGAGGCGGAAAGGGTGGTGCGGGCCATCCGGGAGAGGGCCTACTGGCCGGAGGGGGTGCGCCACGGGGTCCAGCCGGCCAACACCCTGGCCTGGGCCATGGTGCAGCGGAACGCCCAAAGGCCCGACCGGCCCAACATCGGCTATGGCTCGGGCCAGCATACGGCGAGCCCCGTGATGCTCCTCCTCTACGGCCAGGGCCTCCGCTTCCTCCAGCTTGGCCTTTTGGACAACACCCACGTCTTCCGCCTCATGGGGGAGGCCCTGGGCCTCCGCTACCAGAACCCGGCGATGAGCGAGGAGGAGGCCCTGGAGATCCTCAAGGCCAGGCCCCAGGGGACGCGCCACCCCGAGGACGTGCTGGCCTAA